The DNA region GACGGGGAAGCTTTATGTGTGCTGTGCTGCCTGAGATCCTGATGGTTGTTTTCCTGATTCACAGACTGAGGCAGAGACCGCTTCACTCCTGATGAGTGACCTTCGTACTGACCATCCGATCTGCTGCACCTTTCCCCAGGATCGATGGCAACGTCTTTCTTCACGTTTATCACTGGGGTACTTGAGCTGGCCGGCATCTGCGCGTTTTGGCTTATCCCATAACTCTTAACAGAGTTCGTCACAATCACCGGACTGTCATGCATGGGATTCTGCGCAAGTCGGGGCTCTTGCAGCGGAACCCGATCCACCGAGACGCGTTCCGTTCGATGCCGACCGGCCAAATTTTTCTGAACCAGCTGTTCTGCGGCCGCAGCCCCATCGGAAGACCCTCCGGCGCCCTGATTACGCCATAGGCCACGGATTTTCAGAATTTCTCCGCCCCGCAGCACCTCGTTGAGGATGTCGGCGGACACGGTCGATTCGCCGGTGTACATGTACTGGATCAGCGTCTGAATGGCGCGCCGCGTTAGTTCCGGCGGAAGGACAATGTACGTCATGGCGTGGGGTGGAGTTATGTTCTTGTCGAAGATGTTGGCAAAATACTGTGGAACAAAATGGAACATTGAATCAAGAAGATTTGCCATTTTCCCAGCAATAATTCAATCGAAGTTACTGACTACTCATCATTCAGGGTTGGCATTACTAATAAGCGATTCAAGAGGGAATCTGGATCATTTGCTGATCAATTTCAAGCTTCTTGatatttttggaggatttgacaGCTGTGAAACGATTTTGTTACAGCGGCACAACCATCTGACAGTGTGCTTAAAAACTGTACCCCGAGGTGAATCCagggttgccacaaatacagatttatctgtattttacagatttttgaggttATGAGGTCAAACAGAATCTGTATATaaagaaatacagattttaagaaaaacatacagatatacagattttcccgattttttatttaaatcaaataattttaattctttaaatattgttttttttcaattgctggatgagcccaaacattaaattttagattgtatagcatttttatgcattaaaaaacaattaagaatattttgttttttgaaaaatgtttaaaaatgtcaatacagattccaaatacagattttcttcCCCCTGATACAGATATATAGATTTTTGACCCTCAAAAATACAGAATCAAATGTGGCAACCGGTGAATCTGTATCAGTTGCACTAATGTGCCCTTAAAGTTAGTTTGTAAACAGACAATAGACGTGGTATGCTTACCGTGCTGGAAGTTCCCAGAACCAATTTGTGAGCAGGTAtcgtaaaattttcttcattgtTACAAGTTATCAACGTTACATCGGCATAGCGATCATTTCTGAAAGAAATTTGGCGTAAACAAattgcaaattgcaaattgaTACGACGAGACTAACCTGTAGAGACATGAGATGGACGAATTGAGATTCTGTTGGTGAGAATGCCACTTGAGTTGGTACTTTTCCGCTCCGGCAGCGGATGGCTGAGACATGTCACATGATTCTcctgaaattattaaaataataatataaaattctATGATCAAAGATGAGACGAAAGGTGGCACAGTTTTGcagtaaaaaaaagcaacacGTACGATATATTTTGGCAATTTCAAACTCATTTGATGTAACGACTGACGTCTCCGGTCGTGTTTCAGTGGTGTCAAATTTGCAATTCATATCGGGTTCGGGCGAGTTGTCCCTCACCAGTATGGGACTACATCGCTGTACCTCGATCTCCTTCACACCCGCCGGATCGCACAGATCGAGGATGGCCGTAACGGCCTGCTGGGAGGATGCGTTTAAGGCTTCCACGTTTGGCTTAATGTCCAGCTCTTCCTCCTCGCCCGGCAGATTCGAGTCAAGAAAGTCCAGCTCCGGAATGCACTCAAGCGATTCCTCCGCTTCGCTCTCTTCGTCACTAATGTCCGACGACGTCTCCATCCAAAGCTTCAACGTTTTGCTCTTTGCCTGGTGAGACACATCCTTGGTGTGCTCGAGTGTCGCATGAGACAGCTTGTGAAATTCTGCGAATCCTCGCTTTCCCCAGGTGTCGTAATCTATCGTGTTGAACAACAAGCAGGGCCAACAGTACAGCCGTTGATTCTTGTCACAACCCGTCATCCAATTGTAAACGTTCAAGTTCATCGAGTTTTGGCATCTTGCGTGCAGATTTGGCATCTGATTCGTTGGACGACCACTTTTGACAATCTTCTGTTGACTTTCTTTGCTCAACGAGGCAAATGGGATCTTGGTCAATGTACAAACTATACAGTGATATGCGGGAGCGTTGGCCATGGTTCTGATCGTGGGAAGCTGCATTCAGAAATAgcttgattaaattttcaaccaattggaAGCAAGGAAACTTTCTTTGTCGTCATTACATCTTAATGCCTTTAGAGATTGTACGTGTGtttcagaaacaaaaaaataaaataaagattttcccaaaaaaaagtaacaaatcGAACATACTTGCATCGCTGTCTGGTTCTCGTGGATCATCTCCTTCAATCAGTTCTACGAGGACTTCCGAATGGGGAATAATCTCACAATCATCATCATCCTCATCCTCCACAGTCATAGTTTCCACAGGAGGCGCGACCAATGTCGCTGCAGCATCGAACCTTCGACGATTGCCCAAATGATGACCAGCGGTATCTGGAGTGACCAAAATTGCCTTCTCTTTCGGTGCATAGCAATTGTACTTTTCGACATTCAACAGGTGCAACTCCTGGTTCATGTGGGTCTTGACCGAGTTGCTGAAATTGCTCAACCCATCGAAGCCCTTGTAGCCCCAGGTATCGCTGGGATCCGACGAGAACACGAAGCATGGCCAGCAGAACAGCTTGTTCTCCAACTCGCAACCGGAGAGCCAATTGTAGCGCATGTAATTCTCACTTTTGAAACGCCTCGTGAAAGCCTTTCCCTTGTAGCGGCATTCCTTTGCGAGCAACGGAAGCGGCGGCGTGGGTCGGCCTCGTTCGATGACCTTTGCGATCATGGTTCCGCTGAGCGTTTCTACCGGATTCTCCCGGACCAAGCATATTGAACAGTGGTACGTGGACTGGCCCAGGTTCATCTTTTCGCGAGCTGTTGGGTTAAAGCGTGATGGTAGTGATTTTGATCTACTTTTTAGATACTTTTAAAGCAtataaactttttataaaaaggaAAATACTGAGGGAAATTcttttccataaaaatattgtttatttacAGCGGTACCACTGATAGCAGAAAGACCTAAACTTTTTACTCTCAGAAATTAACatgttcaaataaaattaactaaaatcatGATAAcatgtttgttttaaaaatcaggATACGTTAAatgtagaataaaaaaaattgtttcagtaGAAAAAGCTGTTCCCtgctattagaaaaaaaaatgtgcctcTGTTTATCTcaaatgaggatttttttacTAGAGCATAATTGGCGCTGGTTCAAGCTGTACCGATTGATTGGATTTGTAAGCGCTGAAACCACAACTCTAAAGGCATCAAATGTTGACGACGAGGAAAAGCTTCAGAGATTACCATCAATATTATCGATTTTTCTCAGCGCTCGAAAGCGAAGCGAAATCACCATCGAAGGTATACGTACATTTTTATCGTGTTTTATGATGATTTCAATAGCTTTTCGTACAAACTTTGATGCTCACTTATTTACACTGGTGAAATACTGTTTGAAgtgaacatttttgaacaaattgcaCTTGAAAACGCAGCGAAAATCCAAATAAATGGAGTTACAAACAAACTAGAGAGATATTCAAGTAGCTTGCACgagtgaaaatttatgtttgacATCGTTGGTTTGACAGTTGCCGAGTTTTGCGCGAGTGTGCGTGATGGCGGTTGGATACATCAAACGTGTCATAGACCCTTTCGAAGCTAAAGAAATATCATACAGCTCGACAAATTGCTGTGTGGGAACAAACTTTGTACAGACTTGCATTTGTTTCAGTTGTTAATTTCACCCAGATTTGGCCCCCCTTTTGGTGCTCGTAAGATATCCTCAAATACAccagaaattaaatttcttttcaaATCCTTTGCTCAGCAACTTCGAGTCTTGATGGTCTCCATTACAAGATTCCTACTCAGTTCTAGGCGTTCAGTGGCTTTAATGGTGAGGTAATCCAAAGCTGGTTTACACTTGGGTTTAGCATAATTTTAGGGCCCAATTGACGTCCTGACCAGCAATCACATCTAAACTTGTAGAAAGAATTTTGTCGAAATCTGGTACATTCAAACGATGGAAGTCGTTGCTCCAAGTGATATTGACATACTATTTGCGGCTAAACCATTGGACTAAGTTAGTTCTGTACtataaatcaagattttttttgcatttaaggggttacatacatgcaaatcgacaaaaaaagtaagaggttggtgtgagcacacgctgaattttatttaaaatttgttttcagggcattaaaatatacattttcaactattatcaaGAAAAATTTGTAGACATTTGGtggtatcattgccgagatatttgaagttagcagtttcaaaaaatgggtgtcacgatatctcaacactgccttgaccaaattggctcaaaattttggtgaagactcgttaaaccagtcctgtgtgcatgacgtaaaccaattttcaaaaacctaatttaagaatagataaaaaaaaatgtttttcatataaaaaatcgtcagtttttgagttttgtatttttttaaaaagcaaaatttcaaaatcgggcttcgtcatgcacacgggatatgtcttgagagttttcacccaaaatttcagccaatttggtccatcccatctcgagatatcgtggcacccgtaaatcaactccatttttagagaaaaacgctcagaaagtttgacagtccgctttgcgcacggaaaaatgttgagcttataatcgtctctaactcagtttaatcatgtaatatattcatgaaattttcagcagtgattgaaaatcatctttttactggattcaataaattttctgtaatatgcaattttgtgattttctacatgtgtgTAACCCCTTAAAGAGTTTATTATTACTATGTAAGAGGAACAACCACTTATTAGATTAAATAAAAGAATGTGAAGTGTTGCTGTAATTGtcctataaaaaataaatcaaagccGAAAGTATTTTACATTATTTGAATTAACAGAATTGACTTCTTAACACTTTATcaataaaaaggcaaaaaagaaaaaaaataaattgaatgttcAGTATATTATAATTTGAGACGTCCATGACTTCAGTGTTTTTAAGAGTGTTATTAATTAGAGCTTTgaataccgtcaactggggtgaattgggacacatggggcgaattgggacagcagttttaaccatgttagagcacaatattttgatttttctggttggtttcggatagaacagactcagaccaacaaaatgtgtacatccatttccaaatttaaaacctttaagtgctctaaacactgctgtccctattcagactgtttcccgattgaccccagatgacggtacctaTTGAAAGTCTGCATAAAAATGTTCGTCGTCTCTAATGCTGTTTCCACTGAGTTTTTAATTAATACTATAAGTAATATGATTCTTGgagtgaattaaaaaaaagctgtaGGCGTAAAGTCCATGCTCGCATTATTGGCAACggcacatttttgaatttatttgttttgaatgtTAGCATACTTTTTAAATTCGATCTAGCGTCTATGGTTTCCCACTTAGATAAGTGGATATCAAAAATACGCGAAAATTCATGTTTGTTTCAACAACGATAAATTTCCTTGTTCCTTTATATCTTAATCATCACATGGCTTTTATTTGAGAACGGATCGAAAAATCAATAACTAATAAACGCAAGCATATTTTAGTTCATGTGTCACATTTTGAAACTGCATTTAAGgtagttttttagtttgttttattaaatattcTGCCATCCTTTCGTCTCAACAGATTCAGATATAAGTAATCAGTTAAATACTTACTAAGCCGCCTTTTGCACAGATCCATGTTGATAAGGGGATGCTTTATCCTCAAACCATTTAACGATGTGTGATGCTGGCAATCTCACTAAGTTCAAACTCGGTTCTAATTAATCCTCTTGATCCTACGAAACGCCATCCTCAACACTTGGTTTGCGAGAGGTGGcagggaaaaatcacatgaaGCACAAGCACGGGGCATGGATTTTCAACGTCTAGCCAAAAACGCGACATAAACTCTCCCTTCTTGCCCTCCGCCACGCAGTTCCTGACCAACCCTTTTCCTTCCTGGGTTTCCACTAACAACAAGTCGCTCGCAGCGCGCTCAATTTCACCAAACAATCGATAAATTGATTAACAATAATATGATTGCACGGGGGTTGTGGTCAACGTTAGTTTTTCCTCGcacaattgattttattttatgctTGCAGCCTAATACGTACTAACAACTATTCACCACTGTTATCTTCTCTTCAATTGATATAATTTCACCAAAACATTTATCAATCACCTATCTGTCTTACAAATCTTGGCCGAATATCTGTCGCGCACCAGATCGAAATTTACGTGTTTATTTCGACAACGACGCACTCCGAATGAAGATAGATCAATACAAAAGCcaacacagagagagagagggagtgaACTGAAAGAGCATAAACCCTCGAACGTCTGGAAAATTTACACAATCGAATCCATGCTGCTGTTTGGCGTCCTGGCCAGGCGAGGAAAACCCACCCACCACCCACCCGACTTCTCGCAGACAGGCAGAAAGCAACGCGTGGAATGTTGGGGTGTTCGAAAAGGGATACACGAATGTTTCGGCAggatggtctgattttcaacgGTATTCAGGACATAATCACAGACATAACATCAATAATGAAATTGTGTTATACTGTTCTTCAGCTGTTCAGCTGTTCTTTTGTTATGGCTTTGTTTTGGTGTCGTAAATGACAGCTctcttttgttctggtgccgtaATTGACAGCTGATTATGGCTGCAGTTGAGCTGCCTGTAGCTCACTACAGATGTCGCCCCCCTGGTTTATATTAAGGGTTAAAAagataagaaaatgttgatccaGATCCACCTTGaaacaatcgaaaaaaaaatgattttgaataaaatttaattaaaaataaaatatttttattaacggttggactgggttcgattccagacggtcccggtggcttTTTTCAAGACCAGAtgatcaagcaaaaaaaaataataaaaaagtttatcaaaataaattgctAGTCACggtttcaatatttgaatgaaaaaagtgttttgaaatatcTATCGAGcaacagtcatccctcatattcggaacagtttacagatcggccaatgttcaaaaaaacatagaaaatcgataattgaacataccTTTATgtaaaagcttttcttgcgaactttcgattgatgtaaattttaaagttttatatcaagtttttaaaagaaaatcacaaatttggaacactgtTTTCTTACGGAAGTAAACAAACTTcagttctctccaggagtacacattttttacaaaataatgacttcacacacggAAACCAATAAAATGcaagcttagtaatgttttatacatggtctgATAACACTGTTGTGTGGAAATATCAGTTGATTTCAGGtattccacaattgtgggaggcacaatattGTTTCTCAATTAtggctgctctggataaaatagtcttaaaatgcagttttttgtttacttCTGGTACTAGTAGGGacgacagaaaagatgcattgggcatgctattgacaaattatcactaaagtgttccgaatttgtgggtgttccgaatatgtggtatgactatacatttttttatttttttattttttttgcagtgtagtacacagaaaaaaataatgtaaatttggaagctttaattttggaaggttgaatattacctcttttatgatgtaattttacctcaatttagactgaaaaagtgacattacaccagaaaagtggtaaaattacacatttccagaggtaaaattacaccttttttctgacataaaagatgtaacccttcccagatgtaatattaccatgatttttttttctgtgtactttggaATTATAAAAATGCAGCAAAATCTAGAGTAAAATGAAATTTCGATAGTTTTcatttgattagacttctattgcctttgaaattttgaagttttttgattaaatatttgttttgccctcCTCTGGATTTTCGGgccggctaatatgccacttttatgagaaaaacactaaaacgcgtttttctcggaatacttgatttggcatatgtAATAGCCGAATTTCCATTTATGGGCAGTCCGGAGACACTTAAAAACTCagtttcatcgattcgaataaTTCTAATAATTCTTTGTGAGGCGGTATCTAAAAAACTAACTtcccaatttcacaaaatctcagagaaaaaaatgtgagtaatatatttttttggctTCCTtcattaagtattttcaaaaaaacgattttatttttatttccgaAAATTATATAACCTAAAAGTGACTATAGCActaaaacggtgaactttatcaaaaattcatatttttcaattgCAAAGATTAAGCCTTTATATTTTTGGATGACATTATGATActttaaataatcttttttttcaaaaatcgtatatATCTTTGGAACCAGATGTTGCACCATCATATAcaatattttcataacaaaatagcATTTCTATTTTATGATCCAATAATTGTATGACTGATTATTTCACTTCAGTAAGTCTAAATGATGTAAGTTtaagggactttactaaaataaaacgaAGAACTGATCAATTTCGAGCAAAATTGGGGGGTCtgatataggacaacgaaaatcccaACTTTTCCAAATGGATCTCTGTTAATAAAACCTACAAatattaacacttgtagcaccaacggggtcaaaattAACGCAAAGCACCAAGGGGtccaaaaagttggaaatgcaacttcaaccggcagtatctcggcgaaaactcaaccgatttggatgaTTCTTGTTGCATTCAATCCGGAAGAATGTCAAGAATCACCTCCACCA from Culex quinquefasciatus strain JHB chromosome 3, VPISU_Cqui_1.0_pri_paternal, whole genome shotgun sequence includes:
- the LOC6030818 gene encoding GDNF-inducible zinc finger protein 1 isoform X3, whose amino-acid sequence is MNLGQSTYHCSICLVRENPVETLSGTMIAKVIERGRPTPPLPLLAKECRYKGKAFTRRFKSENYMRYNWLSGCELENKLFCWPCFVFSSDPSDTWGYKGFDGLSNFSNSVKTHMNQELHLLNVEKYNCYAPKEKAILVTPDTAGHHLGNRRRFDAAATLVAPPVETMTVEDEDDDDCEIIPHSEVLVELIEGDDPREPDSDARESCDMSQPSAAGAEKYQLKWHSHQQNLNSSISCLYRNDRYADVTLITCNNEENFTIPAHKLVLGTSSTYFANIFDKNITPPHAMTYIVLPPELTRRAIQTLIQYMYTGESTVSADILNEVLRGGEILKIRGLWRNQGAGGSSDGAAAAEQLVQKNLAGRHRTERVSVDRVPLQEPRLAQNPMHDSPVIVTNSVKSYGISQNAQMPASSSTPVINVKKDVAIDPGERCSRSDGQYEGHSSGVKRSLPQSVNQENNHQDLRQHSTHKASPSRTALVSAENVPAGSSMPEALNFLNVKEEPVEWSDVNADEIQLGRKDLSMVKVEMKESGSTADDCGSQDQEQIYSPLTCELCSETFTVPAEWVRHIESHTDPPHTVAKRRRRVEDNDDADITAALKCDLCAMYFVTPAEWVRHVQSTHTETELAMSNNSSTTSTSRRSTKPVVPSEQHPMVSTSLATTSTQQQQSQEKACPICNKSFPSYASMIIHKRTHTGERPFYCDICNKGFNVKSNLLRHMRTLHNQQGSQSPGGDPDSHGSD
- the LOC6030818 gene encoding GDNF-inducible zinc finger protein 1 isoform X1 — its product is MANAPAYHCIVCTLTKIPFASLSKESQQKIVKSGRPTNQMPNLHARCQNSMNLNVYNWMTGCDKNQRLYCWPCLLFNTIDYDTWGKRGFAEFHKLSHATLEHTKDVSHQAKSKTLKLWMETSSDISDEESEAEESLECIPELDFLDSNLPGEEEELDIKPNVEALNASSQQAVTAILDLCDPAGVKEIEVQRCSPILVRDNSPEPDMNCKFDTTETRPETSVVTSNEFEIAKIYRESCDMSQPSAAGAEKYQLKWHSHQQNLNSSISCLYRNDRYADVTLITCNNEENFTIPAHKLVLGTSSTYFANIFDKNITPPHAMTYIVLPPELTRRAIQTLIQYMYTGESTVSADILNEVLRGGEILKIRGLWRNQGAGGSSDGAAAAEQLVQKNLAGRHRTERVSVDRVPLQEPRLAQNPMHDSPVIVTNSVKSYGISQNAQMPASSSTPVINVKKDVAIDPGERCSRSDGQYEGHSSGVKRSLPQSVNQENNHQDLRQHSTHKASPSRTALVSAENVPAGSSMPEALNFLNVKEEPVEWSDVNADEIQLGRKDLSMVKVEMKESGSTADDCGSQDQEQIYSPLTCELCSETFTVPAEWVRHIESHTDPPHTVAKRRRRVEDNDDADITAALKCDLCAMYFVTPAEWVRHVQSTHTETELAMSNNSSTTSTSRRSTKPVVPSEQHPMVSTSLATTSTQQQQSQEKACPICNKSFPSYASMIIHKRTHTGERPFYCDICNKGFNVKSNLLRHMRTLHNQQGSQSPGGDPDSHGSD
- the LOC6030818 gene encoding GDNF-inducible zinc finger protein 1 isoform X2; amino-acid sequence: MDLCKRRLTREKMNLGQSTYHCSICLVRENPVETLSGTMIAKVIERGRPTPPLPLLAKECRYKGKAFTRRFKSENYMRYNWLSGCELENKLFCWPCFVFSSDPSDTWGYKGFDGLSNFSNSVKTHMNQELHLLNVEKYNCYAPKEKAILVTPDTAGHHLGNRRRFDAAATLVAPPVETMTVEDEDDDDCEIIPHSEVLVELIEGDDPREPDSDARESCDMSQPSAAGAEKYQLKWHSHQQNLNSSISCLYRNDRYADVTLITCNNEENFTIPAHKLVLGTSSTYFANIFDKNITPPHAMTYIVLPPELTRRAIQTLIQYMYTGESTVSADILNEVLRGGEILKIRGLWRNQGAGGSSDGAAAAEQLVQKNLAGRHRTERVSVDRVPLQEPRLAQNPMHDSPVIVTNSVKSYGISQNAQMPASSSTPVINVKKDVAIDPGERCSRSDGQYEGHSSGVKRSLPQSVNQENNHQDLRQHSTHKASPSRTALVSAENVPAGSSMPEALNFLNVKEEPVEWSDVNADEIQLGRKDLSMVKVEMKESGSTADDCGSQDQEQIYSPLTCELCSETFTVPAEWVRHIESHTDPPHTVAKRRRRVEDNDDADITAALKCDLCAMYFVTPAEWVRHVQSTHTETELAMSNNSSTTSTSRRSTKPVVPSEQHPMVSTSLATTSTQQQQSQEKACPICNKSFPSYASMIIHKRTHTGERPFYCDICNKGFNVKSNLLRHMRTLHNQQGSQSPGGDPDSHGSD